The Streptomyces sp. NBC_01142 genome has a window encoding:
- a CDS encoding metal-dependent hydrolase, producing the protein MMGPAHSLSGAAAWLGVGAATAAAGHPMPWPVLVVGALICAGAALAPDLDHKAATISRAFGPVSRWLCEIVDKLSYAVYKATKKPGDKRRTGGHRTLTHTWLWAVMIGAGTSALAITGGRWAVLAILFIHLVLAVEGLLWRAARVSSDVLVWLLGATSAWILAGVLDKPGNGADWLFTAPGQEYLWLGLPIVLGALVHDIGDALTVSGCPILWPIPVGRKRWYPIGPPKALRFRAGSWVELKVLMPVFMLLGGVGAAGALNLI; encoded by the coding sequence ATGATGGGACCGGCGCACTCTCTGTCCGGGGCGGCTGCCTGGCTGGGGGTGGGCGCGGCGACCGCCGCCGCCGGCCACCCGATGCCGTGGCCGGTCCTCGTCGTCGGAGCGCTGATCTGCGCGGGCGCGGCGCTGGCGCCGGACCTGGACCACAAGGCGGCGACGATCTCCCGGGCCTTCGGGCCCGTCTCGCGCTGGCTGTGCGAGATCGTCGACAAGCTCTCGTACGCCGTCTACAAGGCGACGAAGAAGCCCGGCGACAAGCGCAGGACCGGCGGCCACCGCACGCTGACCCACACCTGGCTGTGGGCGGTGATGATCGGCGCGGGCACCTCGGCGCTGGCGATCACCGGGGGCCGGTGGGCGGTGCTCGCGATCCTCTTCATCCACCTGGTGCTCGCGGTGGAGGGCCTGCTGTGGCGGGCGGCGCGGGTCTCCAGCGATGTGCTGGTGTGGCTGCTGGGCGCGACGAGCGCGTGGATCCTGGCGGGTGTGCTCGACAAGCCGGGCAATGGCGCGGACTGGCTGTTCACGGCCCCCGGCCAGGAGTACCTGTGGCTGGGCCTGCCGATCGTGCTGGGCGCGCTGGTGCACGACATCGGCGACGCACTGACGGTGTCGGGCTGCCCGATCCTGTGGCCGATCCCGGTGGGCCGCAAGCGCTGGTACCCGATCGGCCCGCCGAAGGCGCTGCGGTTCAGGGCGGGCAGCTGGGTGGAGCTGAAGGTGCTGATGCCCGTGTTCATGCTGCTGGGGGGAGTGGGCGCGGCAGGCGCGCTGAACCTTATTTAG